A single genomic interval of Desulfuromonadales bacterium harbors:
- a CDS encoding M20/M25/M40 family metallo-hydrolase: protein ELAAGYRELAGALTRSGAGASEVRFDTEVERLPADRAVALLGWENRFRAEALAALSGQEVALDAGGIRLGRTELPRAGHTVVLTARHPQNPEQALAWIAADPAGALPGLARKLPHYHKYSYLGFAGEEPANVAKGRWPVLASPLTVFLPGPDGKPARAELGKLARRLPLAELPPVFSEARMLSDARYLASAELAGRGFGEPGAERAAEHIAEQFRQSGLEPAGDVPGSYFQQWEAKGGDPERSVRLRNVVGVLPGSEPKLAGQSVVVGAHYDHLGRGWPGGRREDLGQVHFGADDNASGVAVLLELARVLAPGPPPERSIVFAAFAGEEAGRLGSRHYVTAMKRFPAAKAIGMLNLDTVGRLGKGKLFVLGGASAMEWPHIFRGAGFLTGVEIEMAVMEIAASDQASFHEAGVPAVQLFSGPHLDYHRPTDTAEKLDPAGLARVAAVAKEAVEYLAGRPEPLTSALAGGSASAAPRAPGARKVSFGIVPDFAFKGEGVRLAGTAPGSPAAKAGLREGDVLVRLGGDVVVDLRGFSGILERLAPGQKVEAVYRRDGEERRVEVELEAR, encoded by the coding sequence GAGCTGGCGGCCGGCTACCGGGAGCTGGCCGGGGCACTGACCCGGTCCGGGGCCGGGGCGTCCGAGGTCCGGTTCGACACCGAGGTCGAGCGCCTCCCCGCCGACCGGGCAGTGGCGCTGCTCGGCTGGGAGAACCGCTTCCGGGCAGAGGCGCTGGCGGCGCTGAGCGGCCAGGAGGTCGCTCTGGATGCTGGCGGGATCCGTCTCGGCCGGACCGAGCTGCCGCGGGCCGGGCACACGGTGGTCCTCACCGCCCGCCACCCGCAGAACCCCGAGCAGGCCCTCGCCTGGATCGCCGCCGATCCCGCCGGCGCCCTGCCGGGGCTGGCCCGCAAGCTCCCGCACTACCACAAGTACAGCTACCTCGGCTTCGCGGGGGAGGAGCCGGCCAATGTCGCCAAGGGGCGCTGGCCCGTCCTCGCCTCGCCGCTGACCGTCTTCCTCCCCGGCCCGGACGGCAAGCCGGCGAGGGCGGAGCTGGGGAAGCTGGCGCGGCGGCTGCCCCTGGCCGAGTTGCCGCCGGTCTTTTCCGAGGCGCGGATGCTCTCCGACGCGCGCTATCTTGCCTCTGCCGAGCTGGCCGGGCGGGGCTTTGGCGAGCCGGGAGCGGAACGGGCCGCGGAGCACATTGCCGAGCAGTTCCGCCAGAGCGGACTGGAACCGGCCGGCGACGTGCCGGGAAGCTACTTCCAGCAGTGGGAGGCGAAGGGCGGCGATCCGGAGCGCTCCGTGCGCCTGCGCAACGTCGTCGGCGTCCTCCCCGGCAGCGAACCGAAGCTGGCGGGACAGAGCGTGGTCGTCGGGGCGCACTACGACCATCTCGGCCGCGGCTGGCCGGGGGGGCGGCGGGAGGATCTGGGGCAGGTCCACTTCGGCGCCGACGACAACGCCAGCGGCGTGGCGGTGCTGCTGGAGCTGGCAAGGGTCCTGGCGCCGGGCCCGCCGCCCGAACGCAGCATCGTTTTTGCCGCCTTCGCCGGCGAGGAGGCGGGCCGCCTGGGCAGCCGGCATTACGTGACGGCGATGAAAAGGTTTCCGGCCGCCAAGGCCATCGGCATGCTCAACCTCGACACCGTCGGGCGGCTGGGCAAGGGGAAGCTCTTCGTTCTCGGCGGCGCCTCCGCCATGGAATGGCCGCACATCTTCCGCGGGGCGGGGTTTCTGACCGGGGTGGAGATCGAGATGGCCGTCATGGAGATCGCCGCCAGCGACCAGGCGAGCTTCCACGAGGCGGGAGTGCCGGCGGTGCAGCTCTTTTCCGGCCCCCACCTCGACTACCACCGGCCGACCGATACGGCGGAAAAGCTCGACCCGGCCGGACTGGCCCGGGTCGCCGCCGTGGCGAAGGAGGCGGTCGAGTACCTCGCCGGCCGCCCGGAGCCCCTGACCTCGGCCCTGGCAGGGGGAAGCGCTTCTGCCGCTCCGCGCGCTCCCGGTGCCCGCAAAGTCAGCTTCGGCATCGTCCCCGACTTCGCCTTCAAGGGGGAGGGGGTGCGCCTTGCCGGCACCGCTCCCGGTTCCCCGGCGGCGAAGGCCGGCCTGCGCGAGGGGGACGTCCTCGTCCGCCTGGGAGGCGATGTGGTCGTCGATCTGCGCGGCTTCTCCGGGATACTCGAACGGCTTGCACCCGGGCAAAAGGTGGAGGCGGTCTATCGACGGGACGGGGAGGAAAGGCGGGTCGAGGTGGAGCTGGAGGCGAGGTAG